A genomic region of Nitrospirae bacterium CG2_30_53_67 contains the following coding sequences:
- a CDS encoding transcriptional repressor, which translates to MLEQFQNYLSSKGLRMTGQRELIARTFFENQGHMGAEELHHRVQKISTQVGYATVYRTLKLLSDAGLAAGRSFGGGFTRYEPDNQIEHHDHLICTRCGRIIEFENDRIESLQKSVAGQYRFKVTHHVMELYGVCSKCRS; encoded by the coding sequence ATGCTCGAGCAATTCCAGAATTATCTCTCATCCAAAGGCCTGCGCATGACCGGTCAACGGGAGCTGATCGCCCGCACCTTTTTTGAAAACCAGGGGCATATGGGCGCCGAAGAACTCCATCATCGTGTTCAGAAGATCTCCACCCAAGTCGGCTATGCCACGGTCTACCGCACTTTAAAACTTCTCTCGGACGCCGGTCTCGCCGCCGGCAGGAGCTTCGGCGGCGGTTTTACCCGTTATGAACCGGACAACCAGATTGAGCACCACGACCATCTGATCTGCACCCGATGCGGCAGGATCATCGAATTTGAAAACGACCGCATCGAATCGCTTCAGAAATCCGTTGCCGGTCAATACCGGTTCAAAGTCACACATCACGTCATGGAGCTTTACGGCGTTTGCAGCAAGTGCCGTTCTTAG
- a CDS encoding polysulfide reductase, producing the protein MAEIIRNFFKALKQITIGDRKYYMWLAFLGFFIFIGLAAYFQQINRGLIVTAMRDQVSWGLYISNFTFLVGVAAAAVVLVVPAYIYNFKPIKEIAILGEMLATTAVILCILFVMVDLGQPTRIWHILPFIGAMNFPSSLLAWDVVVLSGYLIINLTIFLYALYKLSLGKEYSLQLIAPLIILSIPWAVGIHTVTAFLYNGLSARPYWNASILAPRFLASAFCSGPAIMLILFQIIRKVSRIDIEDKAIFKIAELIAYAMCLNLFLFGAEVFKEFYSGSIHLAPMKYLFFGLHGHTSMVPWMWWSVILNITALVLFLTPSTRENFLTLNTACICMLMGIYIEKGMGVVVPGFVPTTLGEIYEYSPTNYEILITMGIWALGALIYTLMLKFAIPVYTGELRFESKKNKTA; encoded by the coding sequence ATGGCTGAAATCATCCGAAACTTTTTCAAGGCATTGAAACAGATCACCATCGGGGACCGAAAATATTACATGTGGCTCGCGTTCCTCGGCTTCTTCATCTTCATAGGCCTGGCGGCCTACTTCCAGCAGATCAATCGGGGACTGATCGTCACGGCCATGAGGGATCAGGTCTCCTGGGGGCTCTACATCTCCAACTTCACCTTCCTCGTGGGTGTGGCCGCTGCAGCGGTGGTCCTGGTCGTCCCGGCTTACATCTACAACTTCAAACCCATCAAGGAGATCGCCATTCTCGGGGAGATGCTCGCCACCACGGCGGTCATCCTCTGCATTCTCTTTGTCATGGTGGACCTGGGGCAGCCCACACGGATCTGGCACATCCTCCCTTTTATCGGCGCCATGAACTTTCCGAGTTCTCTCCTGGCGTGGGACGTGGTGGTCCTCTCCGGCTATCTCATCATCAATTTGACCATCTTTCTTTACGCGCTCTATAAGCTTTCTCTGGGCAAGGAGTACAGCCTTCAACTCATTGCGCCCCTCATCATCCTTTCCATCCCCTGGGCCGTGGGAATCCACACGGTCACGGCCTTTCTCTATAACGGCCTATCGGCCCGGCCCTACTGGAACGCTTCGATCCTGGCGCCGAGATTCCTGGCCTCGGCCTTCTGCTCGGGTCCCGCGATCATGCTGATTCTCTTCCAGATCATCCGCAAGGTCTCGCGTATTGATATCGAAGACAAGGCCATCTTCAAGATTGCGGAACTCATCGCCTATGCCATGTGTCTCAACCTCTTCCTCTTCGGGGCGGAGGTCTTCAAAGAGTTCTATTCCGGAAGCATCCATCTGGCTCCCATGAAGTACCTCTTCTTCGGGCTTCACGGCCATACCAGCATGGTCCCCTGGATGTGGTGGTCCGTAATCCTGAACATCACCGCTCTTGTCCTCTTTCTGACCCCCAGTACCCGTGAGAATTTCCTCACCCTCAATACCGCGTGTATCTGCATGTTGATGGGGATCTACATCGAGAAAGGGATGGGCGTCGTGGTCCCGGGCTTTGTGCCTACAACCCTCGGAGAGATCTATGAATACTCACCGACCAATTATGAAATCCTGATTACCATGGGGATCTGGGCCCTCGGCGCCTTGATTTACACCCTGATGCTGAAATTCGCCATCCCTGTTTACACCGGCGAACTTCGCTTCGAGTCCAAAAAAAACAAAACTGCTTAG